In Acinetobacter sp. TGL-Y2, a genomic segment contains:
- the brnQ gene encoding branched-chain amino acid transport system II carrier protein, with translation MTNLRTRDIIALGFMTFALFIGAGNIIFPPIVAQQAGEHVWLAALGFLITAVGLPVITIIALSRVQGSIQVLSSPLGKIASLILTVACYLAVGPLFATPRTATVSYEIGFSSYFGTSNSNLLIYSAIYFAFVTLVSLYPNKILDTVGYVLSPLKILSLVILGGAALMIPAGVIPAPINNYVSSPVSEGFVNGYLTMDTLGALVFGIVIINAIRSRGVTNEKLITKYAVIASLISGIGLTLVYLSLFKLGLGSHDAAPNAANGAIILHAYVEHAFGSYGSLFLSAMIFIACMVTAIGLTCACAEYFSQITKITYKKWVLILVGFAFVISNLGLTKLIAVSVPVLSAIYPPAIVVILLGFFWRFFNKPSNVIAPVTAIAFVFGVLDGLKVAGLDGFLPSILQSLPLTAQNLAWLIPSCIVLIIAFAIDKLKK, from the coding sequence ATGACGAATTTACGTACACGGGATATTATTGCCTTAGGTTTTATGACCTTTGCACTATTCATCGGTGCCGGCAATATTATCTTTCCTCCAATCGTGGCACAGCAAGCTGGCGAACATGTTTGGCTTGCAGCACTGGGTTTTTTAATCACAGCTGTCGGTTTGCCTGTCATTACCATTATCGCTTTGTCGCGTGTTCAGGGTTCTATTCAAGTTTTAAGCTCACCTTTAGGTAAAATCGCCAGTCTGATTTTAACTGTAGCGTGTTACTTAGCAGTAGGTCCTCTATTTGCAACACCGCGTACCGCAACTGTTTCTTATGAAATTGGTTTCTCATCCTATTTTGGAACATCAAATAGCAACTTACTGATTTACAGTGCCATTTATTTTGCATTCGTGACGTTGGTTTCGCTCTATCCAAATAAAATTTTAGACACCGTGGGTTATGTACTGTCTCCCCTGAAAATTTTATCTCTGGTGATTTTGGGTGGCGCAGCACTAATGATTCCTGCGGGAGTGATTCCTGCACCCATTAACAATTATGTCTCAAGCCCAGTCTCTGAAGGTTTCGTCAATGGTTATTTGACCATGGATACTTTAGGTGCTTTGGTGTTTGGTATCGTGATTATTAATGCGATTCGTTCACGCGGCGTAACCAATGAAAAGCTCATTACCAAATATGCAGTGATTGCCAGCCTCATTTCAGGTATTGGTCTAACACTGGTTTATCTCAGCTTATTTAAACTCGGTTTAGGCAGCCACGATGCAGCGCCGAATGCAGCCAATGGCGCAATTATTTTACATGCTTATGTAGAACACGCTTTCGGTTCGTATGGGTCACTGTTTTTAAGTGCAATGATTTTTATCGCATGCATGGTCACTGCCATTGGACTTACCTGCGCATGTGCAGAATACTTCTCACAAATCACTAAAATCACCTATAAAAAATGGGTGTTGATTTTGGTGGGTTTCGCATTCGTCATTTCTAACTTAGGTTTGACCAAGTTAATTGCGGTCTCTGTTCCTGTACTCAGTGCGATTTATCCGCCTGCGATTGTGGTGATTTTACTGGGCTTTTTCTGGAGGTTCTTCAACAAGCCTTCAAACGTGATTGCACCTGTTACAGCTATTGCATTTGTGTTTGGTGTGCTTGATGGATTAAAAGTCGCTGGTTTAGATGGTTTCTTACCTTCAATATTACAGAGCTTACCCCTCACTGCACAAAACTTAGCATGGTTAATCCCATCATGTATCGTGCTAATCATTGCCTTTGCAATCGACAAGCTTAAGAAATGA
- the map gene encoding type I methionyl aminopeptidase: protein MKAAKISIKTEQDIEKLRISGRLAAEVLAMIGEYVKPGVTTEYLDDICHTYIVNMLKVIPANIGYYGYTKTTCISPNEVVCHGIPSAKTILEDGDIINIDVAIIKDDYYGDTSRMYYVGHIKPEAKKLVDTTYEAMLAGIHAVKPGATLGDVGYAIQTVAQREGYSIVREYCGHGIGKVYHEQPNVLHYGQAGQGIELKKGMVFTIEPMVNMGKARVKELKDGWTVVTADKSWSAQWEHMVAVTDTGFELLTPWPEGTGAYPEI from the coding sequence ATGAAGGCGGCTAAAATAAGTATTAAAACCGAGCAAGATATTGAAAAGTTGAGAATATCTGGGCGTTTGGCAGCTGAAGTTTTAGCAATGATCGGTGAGTACGTAAAGCCGGGTGTGACCACTGAATATTTAGATGATATTTGTCATACGTATATTGTGAATATGCTGAAAGTGATTCCGGCCAATATTGGTTATTATGGTTATACCAAAACCACCTGTATTTCACCCAATGAAGTGGTATGTCATGGGATTCCATCTGCTAAAACGATATTAGAAGACGGTGATATTATTAATATTGATGTGGCGATTATCAAAGATGATTACTACGGCGACACCAGTCGTATGTATTACGTCGGTCACATTAAACCAGAAGCGAAAAAACTGGTCGATACCACCTATGAAGCCATGCTTGCGGGGATTCATGCAGTCAAACCGGGCGCAACCTTGGGTGATGTGGGGTATGCCATTCAAACCGTGGCACAGCGTGAAGGGTATAGTATTGTGCGTGAATACTGCGGTCACGGCATTGGGAAGGTTTATCACGAACAACCGAATGTGTTGCATTATGGTCAAGCGGGTCAAGGTATTGAGCTTAAAAAAGGTATGGTGTTCACCATTGAGCCGATGGTGAATATGGGCAAAGCTCGTGTTAAAGAATTAAAAGATGGATGGACCGTAGTAACAGCCGATAAATCATGGTCTGCGCAGTGGGAACACATGGTTGCTGTGACCGATACTGGTTTTGAATTACTTACCCCTTGGCCAGAAGGCACAGGGGCATATCCTGAAATTTAG